The Tursiops truncatus isolate mTurTru1 chromosome 11, mTurTru1.mat.Y, whole genome shotgun sequence genomic sequence ATTAAATGAACACATTGTTTATGCTCCATACACTTTCTGTCCTGAGTCTTGGAAAATACATGAAATTTCCAAGAATTAAAGTTTCCATTAACACAAGTGCCAAATCAGGAGGCCTGACCTGTGGGAGAAAGCACATTTGTCTTTGCTGGCTCCTTTTCAAAAAGCTACAGAAAGATATTTACTGTATAACTTTCTTGTGCGTAATGGCTCTTTTTTATCATTGAGGCCATCTAGACAAGACCGAGAAGCTGCCACATTTCAGAAAGCCACCAATTACTGAAGAATGACGGTTTGAGTTCTGAAGTGTTGACTGCAGTCCCTGTTCGGGGTAAAATTTTTGTATTGGAAGAGACTTCGAGCGGTTTTcttctcccactttttttttttttttgtcgtagttgtgtgtttgtgtgtgtatttaattccCTGAGAACCAGCTTTGGCTGGCGAAGAAATATGTCAACACGAAGTGGGTTTCAGAACACTGCTTCCACTTATCATCCCTACTAGACGGAAATTTAATGTAAATCAGTATGTGTGCCCGCAGCCTGGATGCGTCAGAAGACTATTTTCTGATCTCTATATCTGGTTTTATGTAACCTGAAGTAGCACAGTTATCTacccaggttaaaaaaaaaaaaatctctttacgTCAGTGAACTCGAACTCAGAAAGTTCTCTCCCCGGAGCTGGGAGCCTTTTAAAGACATGCGTGTCACGCTGGCTGCGGGGGGTCGCAGCTACTGGGAAAAAGGCTGGTTCTAcaggccccgccctccaccccCCGTCGCCCCTCCCACCGGCGGGCTCCCTACCTCCCCGGGTCTcgcttctcccccaccccctccctccctcatctcaGCAATTTCGGCCTCAGAGGTCTGGCGCGCGTCAAAGCCCGAAGTGGGAGGCTGATTTGTGGAGCATCAcgccccagctcctctccccaaGCCGCTCCTCCGTCGTCGGCAGCGGCCAAGGGATAGAGccgagcagggggaggggaagagcgacacccatccccctccctccagccctccccgcGTTCAGATTCAACTgcaccttttattattttaactcttCTCCCTAGGACGCGCGGCCCCGGGATCTGTCCCTCCGGCAGTCGCGgtccccgctcccgcgcccggagATGGGACAGCGAGGGACCCGCTCGCGGTCGGCCGGCGTGTGCGGGGAGGTGCGGCCGCTGCGCCCGCTCGCCAGAGTCTGTAAGTTTCAACGCTCCTCTaagcggaggggagggggaggctgaaCGCGTCCCCGCAAACGATTGAAAATGCAGAACACGGGCGAGGTTGACAGCGCCGGATGGAATTTCGGGGCACACTCTTTTAATTGACTCTATCCGCAGCCCGCAGGCTATTGTCCGGGGTTTTTCCTGCAGCTTGTATGTTTGATCCCTTCGTCGTCAAGAAGTTTTCAAGCTATTACATTATGAGTTCCagtgggatttttaaaagaaaaaaaatgcaactcacacttctttcaaatttaaaatacctCTACGTAATTTTCAGGTTACATAGCAcattgcttattattattttgtcgAATTACAAGAAACATTTATACTACGCAGGAGCTCACGGCCTTTGCctatttctaaaaataacagaaaaagaatttcccCTCTTTACTTTTAATATTGCTACATCATGTGAATAGTTTAGTAAATAGATCCTTAATTTTCCTCATAGACGTCGCGTGCTGGTATCCTTGCACTAATCTACAGACGCGGGTAATTTCAGAATTATCACTGAGCCTGCTGTTTACAGGAAGGCTCTTGGTTTTGTTTAATTAAGGCTGTGCTCTTATGTGTTCAAAACGATAAGGAATATTAAAACAGTTCTGGTTCAGACCAAGTAATTTTTCCGGGATCCAAGCACTAACTAGGCTCGTGTTTAGATTAATAAGATCATACCTTTAGCTTTGCACGTCACCTGGAATGTATAGACACACCCCTACATGCAAGGACTGAAGAGGTGAGGAAAATAGGGGGAAAAGTTTTTAATCTCCGTTTCCCTCCTGCAGGACGGGTCTCgagggaaggagaggcaggtCGGAGACAGGTGCATAGGCTGGCTATGGTGACGGGACGATGTTGGCCAGAAAGAGCATCATCCCCGAGGAGTATGTGCTGGCGCGCATAGCCGCGGAGAACCTGCGCAAACCGCGCATCAGGGACCGCCTGCCCAAGGCCCGCTTCATCGCCAAGAGCGGGGCCTGCAACCTGGCGCACAAGAACATCCGGGAGCAAGGACGGTTCCTCCAGGACATCTTCACTACCTTGGTGGACCTGAAATGGCGCCACACCCTGGTCATCTTTACCATGTCGTTCCTCTGCAGCTGGCTGCTCTTCGCCATCATGTGGTGGCTGGTGGCCTTTGCCCACGGGGACATCTATGCTTACATGGAGAAAAGTGGGATGGAGAAAAGTGGCTTGGAGTCCACCGTGTGTGTGACTAACGTCAGGTAAGAATGCAGCGGGATGAGGCAGgggtggaaaacagtacagaaaaagagatgaaactgtcctttctctcttcactCTGTTATTTTGTTGCAAGTGAACTAAAGAGTTTGTTTCAGTACCTTCAGaagcaaaaaagtaaaaacataacaacaacaacaaaaccaatcCAATGTATTAAAAATCTTCTCAGATGCAGCTTTATGGATGACGAGTCTTTGAAAATGTAGCGCTTCAATCCTTTGAGCTGGCCTTGAAAATATTAtaccagttattttaaaatggtcGTGGTTCAAAGGATTCCACAGAGCGCCTTCCTCAGAAAAACCACATACTGAGTTTTCAGTCTGAAAAAGCTGCTGTCCATAGTTCCAGCATCCACAAGGCAATATCTCTGATCAACAAAAAATATTGTGCAAATGCTAGTAATGTTTTTCCACAACTTCTCTTACCAGtgacattttcagaaataatgagaaaaatgggaaaacactGGTGGAGAGGtgttctagattaaaaaaaaatttttttaatccaccagaaatgaaataaacataagCCCTTCTTTATCAAGATTATCTTAAATAGCTGATTGCTTGCATTGAATTCCAAAATTAGAAGTTATGCTGAGattcagaactagaaaaaaattattttttaatggagattGGTCCAAATTTTTAATGGAAGAGATTATGTAGAAGTGACTTCGTGTTGTGgttttctctaaaagttttagTAGGATAGGAAGACAGTTCCTAGATTGccctaattttgctttttttctcttatattgtaaatatttcaaagataAGTAAAGTGAATTTGATTTCAGTGATTCTCCTCTCATAGTTTCACATGGCCTAAGAACATTTACTTGGAGTGATTTGTCTCTTATTTTGTTGGAAGATGGAAAAAGGTAATATCAATTGCAAAAATATGCACTCTGCAGTGAAACATTAGTAGTTATGCTGGCAACTTTTCCAGGACCTTTTCTCAATATATTCCAAATTCACATAATTCATAAAGCAAAGCAACTGAGTAAGCACCATTCTTCCAGGAAACTGTAAAGAATAAGACCTTTGATGACCCTGAAATCTTATGAAATTAGCATACCGCTGCAAGAAGCAGAAACTCAGACTGTAAACTTGTCCATCCTTCCATTGCCTGAATAGTTGCAATGCCAGCTTATCAAGGGGGGTTGCGGTATTTGTCGTAGAGATCACATGCCACAGATTTCAGCTCAGATtttgaggagaaaaacaaattgaatCGATCCACTGCCTTTACCATCGAGTTAGATATTGTTTTCTTGTCTTAAACTTGCCACAGACTTTTGtctcaaagaaaatatagatgagGAATGTAGGTGATCATTAGTACACCaaatataaaggaacaaaatactgTGTTTAACGGGTATATGTAGGTCAGATAGCATTATctataatatttctctttaagAAATTTATTGGCACTGATGTTGGTGAATCATTTTCTTATCAAGgtacatttttaataaacatgaAGTAGATACacataaaaagagataaaagaaacagaaatgataaaCCTCGGAAAAATAAAGGACAGATTTTATTCACAAGACAAATATATTGGCTTTTCCTGTGGGAAAAAAGTCATTAAGCAATTTATTAAAGATATGTCATCAAAAGTGAGATATTTTCAATGATTTTGTAAAAGAACTTGATGGAGTGCACTGGTTATTAAAAGCTGTTTTACTGCTAGCTTTTATTGTTCAACAAGAGGTGTTCTGAGGCATGTTTATCCCCCTGATGTATTCCTGCTGGTTTGAACATTCGATTCACTACGAGAAATGGCATCACAGATACAAGGAGACACACTTGATCTTATCAGTATGAGagttttagcattttatttatttatttttcattaggtGATTCTCtaaagcatatttcttttttaaaaatttttattaaaatatagttgatttaatcTTAGCATTTTAAATTGCACTTCTTACCTAAAAAAATAGTATTGGACATCTTGTAAGGTTGAAATCTTACTGGTTTTATTTTAGCATTGTGGTACTATTTATACTTCGATGCAACATACAATTTAATCTTAACCAACCGTACATAATactttctcaccaaaaaaaaaaaaaaaaatagaaacagaaaaaatctcTATTCTCTCCCAAAAGGGATTTAAAAGATGACTAATAATATGTCTAATTCTttgcatttcctttcctttcataaGTTCAGTGTCTCACCTTGTCATCAGAACCGAAAACAACTGATTGTAATGAACATTCTCCAGTGTATCCAAATAACATTTAACATTCTCCTTCCAGGCTGGCTCACTTTCCCTTTCACGTGGATGACTTTCTAACATGAGTCAGAAAATAAACCAATATATTTCCTCTTCTAATTCAGCCTCACTCCCTCTGTAGAAGAACAAATGAACAGTTAAACACTTTCATCTCTTGAGGTTGTTTAGCATGACAGGTGCTCATAAAAGGCTGGGTCTTGCACAATATAATGTTTGGAAGTAAGTTCtttcataaaataaacaacatacaCAATATGGCACATGAATGATATCTTAAGCCGTTAAAATGAAACATCTGAGCATGTTCATCATACGCTGCTCCCTGAAGCATGTATAATTAGAAATCAATGTTGTATCCGTGCCCCTTCACTGGggtcttttcttattctttgccATGTTTTTGGATCATTCAGTATTAGCTCATGTGTAGCTAGTGCAAAAAGCAATCATTGCTTTTCATGAATCGTTTGAGCAACAAAAGGGGTAAGAAAGGCAATTTTCACACTCCATTTAAAAGTTAATTAGAAGAATCAACtatctttcaattaaaaaaatgaaaatccctGATTATGAACCTGAATAGAAAAAGATCACCTGCGTGTGCTTGCCTGCCCTTCACGGTGTCCCGCCAAAGTGCAGTACTTAACTtagtattcaaatatttaatatttggtcTCTCATTGTGTGTGGCATTAATACACAGCTAATACTTTGACAGATGGTCTCTCgtctataaaattagaaaagtttgAAGTTGGGGTGTAGGGCAAACACAAGACTAAGACTGTTTCTATTAAGAAGCTACAGCAGTGTAGGATATgtagttaaatgaataaattagtgaTAAGAATAACCAAATGTGGTGCTTCTCAACAGGGGAGATAAAACAGAATTATCTGCAAGCTTTTCCAAAGTTTTATCCAGGTCCACCCTAAACTACCAAATCAGGGTTTACACTGAGCTAAGGAAGAGAGTGCAGTTAGAAAAAGCTTCCCAAGAAAACCCTGACACTTGTTGGCCCCTTCCCTGTGATTCTTTCGGAGACTAGCCCAGAATTAAGAGAATTCGTGTTCTTATTAATTATGGAATCTTGACACAGTCACTTATCTATCTCTACCTCAAATCCTTCCTTTAATAACTTCAGTATTCTCTAGATCACTTAGAGAACAAAACGAGACAATCAGTAAGAAAACATGTTTCGTTCCAAATGGCACGacatggttttttttaattaaaaatactagtATCTTTGAATGATGTGCTTTGTACCACTCTTTAGCACTGTGCTTTCTCTATATAAGGTACACAAGCAGTGTTTGTTAGGGAGTATGACTTTTAAAGgttgtaaataataaaaagttcACTTATTACTCAGTACTTCCCACATGACTCAAGTCACTTAAACACAGACAGGCAATAAATAATAGACATCAACCTGGAAGAAAATTTCACGAAGTAAAATAAGCCTATAAATCTAAATATGTCTaggtattattttaatgttttcacatAAACAGGCCCATCATTACATGATTTGAAAACATTAATAGAAGTGTATCCCAGAAGCCTGGAGGTAGATGCAtgcggagagagagagagagggagagaatgaacAAGTGCTTGTGTTTAGAACTGGACATTTGATACATTAAGGTGGATGGTCTTTCTAAAAGCCTTTAACAGCCTTTggacatgggacttccctggtggcgcagtggttaagaatctgcctgccaatgcaggggacatggtttgacccctggtccgggaagatgccacatgccacggagcaactgagcccgtgcatcacaactactgagcctgtgctctagagcccgtgctctgcaacaagagaagccactgcgatgagaagcccacgcacagcaacaaagagtagccccctctcaccgcaactagagaaagcccatgcgcagcaatgaagacccaactcagccaaagataataaataaataaataaatttttaaaaatagcctttggacatcgacaaatgaatggataaagaagatgtggtgtgtatatatctatatctatatatagatagatatatatacacaatggaatattactcggccataaaaagaatgaaataatgacatttgcagcaacatggatggacctagagattatcatactaaatgaagtaaatcagacagagaaagacaaatatcatgtgatatcgcttatatgtggaatcttaaaaaatgatagaaatgaacttagttacaaaacagaaatagagtcacagacatagaaaacaaacttatggttaccaaaggggaaagggtgagggagggataaataaggagtttgggattaacatatacacactactatatataaaatggataaccaacaaggacctactgtatagcacagggaactatactcaatatcttataataacctgtaatggaaagaacctgaaaaagaatatgaatgtgtgtgtgtgtatacacatatatatatatttcactttgctgcacacctgaaacaactaacacaacattgtaaagcaactatactttaataattttttttttaaaaaatagcctttAGAGGAAGAAAACGCAAAATTCAACTTAGCCTGTTATTTCGTGATTCAAAATCTGATCCAATGGCATTGTTTTCTGGTCTCATTTcttacaggtctttcacctctgcTTTCCTCTTCTCCATTGAAGTTCAAGTGACAATTGGGTTTGGCGGGAGAATGATGACAGAGGAATGCCCTCTGGCCATCACAGTCCTGATTCTCCAGAACATTGTGGGTTTGATCATCAATGCAGTCATGTTGGGCTGCATATTCATGAAAACAGCCCAGGCTCACCGAAGGGCGGAAACCTTGATTTTCAGCCGCCATGCGGTGATCGCAGTCCGAAATGGCAAACTGTGTTTCATGTTCCGTGTGGGCGACCTAAGGAAAAGCATGATCATCAGTGCATCGGTGCGCATCCAGGTGGTTAAGAAAACCACGACACCCGAAGGGGAGGTGGTGCCTATTCACCAACTAGACATTCCCGTTGATAACCCCCTTGAGAGTAATAACATTTTTCTGGTGGCCCCTTTGATCATCTGCCACGTGATTGACAAGCGCAGCCCCTTGTATGATATCTCCGCCACTGACCTTGCCAACCAAGACCTGGAGGTCATCGTGATTCTGGAAGGAGTGGTCGAAACTACTGGCATTACCACCCAAGCGAGAACCTCCTACATCGCTGAGGAGATCCAATGGGGCCATCGCTTCGTGTCCATCGTAACCGAGGAGGAAGGCGTGTATTCCGTGGATTACTCCAAATTTGGCAACACCGTGAAGGTAGCGGCTCCGAGGTGCAGCGCCCGAGAGCTGGACGAAAAGCCTTCCATTCTTATCCAAACCCTCCAGAAGAGTGAACTGTCCCACCAGAATTCTCTGAGGAAGCGCAATTCCATGAGAAGAAACAATTCCATGAGGAGGAATAATTCCATCCGCCGGAACAATTCATCCCTCATGGTGCCCAAGGTGCAATTTATGACTCCAGAAGGAAATCAGAACACGTCGGAATCCTGACAACAACACAACCCCCAGAAAGCCTTTGATAAGATGTTGAAGAGTTTCTACAGGGCACAGACTGAAACAGAGCTGGAACACAATAATTTGTCCTTCTTTATCTTAATACACTAAATGATATGCATATTCCAACAGCAGCACTTTCTGTGTCAATAAACAGTAACACACAAGCTGGAGGGTTCTTGGCTCACTTGCTTCATCCATGCAGTATTCGCAGAGATAGGCTTAAGTTATGTAGGGGAAATGCTCTCATTTCTCTCAATTTGAAACCCAAGAATTACATTAATAGTAATAGACCTTGAATATGAAAGTGGACCAAGGGATGATGCTTTATGAAATACTTAGCGGGTGACACCACAGTTGTCTCTGTTTCTATTGTTCACTCTTGAAATGTGATAGAATGGGCAGGGGGCCCCAAAACtgtgtttttccttcctctctttctctctctgtctctcctctctctttttttttttttttaactgcaccaGGTAAGAAGCCTGAGACAAAAActgcttagttttgttttgttctgttgtttattttttgtttattttttaaatattgaattttattttttcctcaaattgTATAGTATAAGCATAACTAGTATTAAGAAAATTACACTAAAATTTTAAGCAGGGACATCTGTGAAattggaaaacaacaacaactgagTTCAATTCTAGCATGTTTCCACATGAACGTAATTGAATCTAACTAGAAATCAAAATTCCTATTCCATTAAATCAACTACTGTAGTATAAGGCTCAAAGTTTCAAAGCTATAAATCACCCCACAATATGATTGATGAAGCAACGTTCCTGTTAACTTCTCATTCAGAGCCTTGAAAACATGAATAGAAACTTGCAAATCTATTTTTGGATTTCCCACAGAAAAACTGCTTAGTTCTGCATTTTCCCCGATGCTCAGCCAGGTGTCTGCAGTCCTGCTGGGGCTCCCAGCTGCTTAAAGACAAGCCATAGGAGGTACCAACTGACTAAGAACAACTCACAGAAGAAACATTTAAGCTGAAAAGTTTTACCCATTTCCCTGTgagttggaaaaatattttttattaaaaaaaacaacaaaagctgcTTAGCTCTCATCTACTTCTAAGTGGATTCTCTTCATTCACTTGGTTCTTCACAGTGACCTCCAGAGGTTTCTTTGTCCCCCTCATGGCCACCTGTTGGCAGAACTAGGCAAGGAGCTTTTGGAGAAAAGCTAAGAGCATTCCCGTGTCATTTAGGACTGGATTCCCAAAGGGGACAGCTACTTCTTTTGCCTTCTCAGTTCTTGTTGAAAGCCTCCACTATAGTGAATATTctattaaaatactttctttgtATTCACTGTAGTTTTGCAATTTCTCTTTCACAAAATTATCCCTAGTGAAAGCTCAGGGAGAAACAACACATTTTTAGAGGCACGTGAAACAGCGATCACACAGTGATGACATTCACCTCTGAGATCGCTCTCTCTGAGGGTCCCTCTCTTTGAGATCTGTTGTTCCAAGGGAACTacgtttttaaaatttcatgttgatttcatttcattcaaagtTTTAGAATGTTCTCTTGGTTTTTCTATTTGAGCTTGATGTACCATGGAAATCCTGTAACcttttttctttgtgtctccCACCTCCCATCTTAAAACTACATCTCCTTCTCAATAATATCTGAATGCAGGCCTGGCATATAAAGATTTAGCATTATCTCAATTGCTAAAGTGAGATGTTCTATCAACCCTTGATTTAATCATCCTTAGCTCTTGCCTCTTCAAGGAAGGGATGAGGGCACAGGGAGAGAAGTACAAAGCCAGTAAGCTATAGCCTTATTCTCATATGTCACATAGCTAAACATCAGAAAATTGAGCTCTTGTGTAGCCTTTTACACAGATTTTTGGGGtctctatttattttacttcatctATGGACATTGGTATATTGAAACATTTCTGTACAGTTTTCAGTTTGCTAAAGAAAAATCTACCTTAATCAGATTTAGCCCACCAGTGATTACAGAGTTGGATATCAGACCTCCTAGCAGTTCTGGCATAGATGTGGGTCCCCCTCTCCCATCCCAGGGAAACCAGACAGATGCAGAAGGCAACTGCCACACCAGCAAAAAGAACATGCGCAGTGCTTCCCTGTTCTGTGCAGGGGCAGCTCAACATCTGTGAAGGTAACACAGGCTGTGGGGCAGGCAATGTCTGGGCATAGTGGGGCTGAGATGCAGGATTACTGAGTCCAGGTGATACAGAGATCCTTGGCAGCCAGGGGCAAATCTAGCAATGGAGTTAGAGCAGTTCCACCAGCCACCTTCCAGCTGCAACCAAAGGCTGGGTGCCAAGGACCTGATGGCCATTGATCTCATGGGGAAGTCGGTGGAAGAGTTTGATGGGACCCCTATGTCAAGTCATGGCTCAGATAAGGACATCATTTAGCTAGTGACAGCCACACCAAACAAAAGGTCACATCAATTTCTAAAAATCTGCAAGTGTTTTAGAACATTACAATGATTTCAGAACCTATTTTtaccaaaatatatttaactgGCTAAGCAGTTTTGGAACTATTTAGTTGAGTTTTAGAAAATAAGAttctttatatgtgtgtgtgtgtgtataattttgacttatgtattgaatttaaatattattttatattaaatacttaGATTCTTCGCTTCCGTCCTAGTCATCATACAGCAGCTACAATATTCTTTTAGATCATATTACATCACACCTCTGCTTAACACCCTcctatgtcttttcatttttctaaaaatgaaaatcgAAACCTTTTCCAGGGCCCACAAGCCACTACATCTTATTATTACCTTTTCCCCTGAATCATTTCCACTCTACAGCTCTGGCCTTGCTGTTCTCTGAAACAGAGCCATACATTCTTTCATATCATGGGTTTGCTTCTACCAGGAACATTTCCCCAGAAGGCCTCCTGGGATTATTTAGGATTTCTGCTCCAGTGCCATCTCATGAGACAGtgcagtacagtggttaagaaaataGACTCCGCAGTCAGACTCTCTtgctttaaatttcagttttaacaCTTAGCATCTGTGAGGTCTTgacaaaattaatatttgtgcctcattttcctcatacataaaatcaaaatgattatagtacctacctcataagttGCTGTAAGAACTAAGGTAGCTAATGTATATAAAGGGCTTAAAATAGTTTGATTCATTCACAAAGgacaaaagctagaaatgaaagACTGCCTCGAAATTAATTGGATTCTTAGTAGATGACATTCAGTGCATT encodes the following:
- the KCNJ8 gene encoding ATP-sensitive inward rectifier potassium channel 8, with the protein product MLARKSIIPEEYVLARIAAENLRKPRIRDRLPKARFIAKSGACNLAHKNIREQGRFLQDIFTTLVDLKWRHTLVIFTMSFLCSWLLFAIMWWLVAFAHGDIYAYMEKSGMEKSGLESTVCVTNVRSFTSAFLFSIEVQVTIGFGGRMMTEECPLAITVLILQNIVGLIINAVMLGCIFMKTAQAHRRAETLIFSRHAVIAVRNGKLCFMFRVGDLRKSMIISASVRIQVVKKTTTPEGEVVPIHQLDIPVDNPLESNNIFLVAPLIICHVIDKRSPLYDISATDLANQDLEVIVILEGVVETTGITTQARTSYIAEEIQWGHRFVSIVTEEEGVYSVDYSKFGNTVKVAAPRCSARELDEKPSILIQTLQKSELSHQNSLRKRNSMRRNNSMRRNNSIRRNNSSLMVPKVQFMTPEGNQNTSES